The genomic DNA CGTAGACGTCACCCACGCATCACCGCCGGCGCAGTTGCTCGTCGCGCTCGAACAGTTCGACGAGCCAATCGATAAAGACACGCGCTTTCGCGCTCAGATAACGGTTGGGCGGGTAGATCACATGCACCGGGATCGTCGGTTGCGGCCAGTCTTCAAGTAGCGGCACGAGTTTGCCCGCGGCAATCGCGTCGCGCACCGAGTAGGTCGGCGCCTGGATGAGCCCGAGACTGGCGAGGCCCGCGGCGAGATAAGCGTTTGTATCGTTGACGACGAGCCGGTGCTTCAACTGGAGACCGTCTTTCCGATCGTCGTACAAAAACGGAAACGATGGCGGGTAGCCTGCATGCGACGGAATCATGCCGATGGTCGGCAGATCGCCTAACTGGTCCGGCGAGATCGGCGTGCCGTGCGCCTCGAGAAACGCTGGCGTCGCGCAGGTCGTGAAACCGAAACTGCCGATCTGCCGCGCGACCAGAAACTGCTCGTCGACCTTGCCCGCGCGGATCGCGCAGTCG from Paraburkholderia sp. HP33-1 includes the following:
- a CDS encoding LysR family transcriptional regulator, yielding MDRIAAMNAFVRVVEAGTFTKAAETLDMPNASLTRLIQKLEEDLKVRLLHRTTRSVTVTPEGAIYYERVVRLLAELADIESSTTHARMKPSGRLRVDAATAIGALVLVPALDDFYRTYPDIGIELEVGNERADLIAEGFDCAIRAGKVDEQFLVARQIGSFGFTTCATPAFLEAHGTPISPDQLGDLPTIGMIPSHAGYPPSFPFLYDDRKDGLQLKHRLVVNDTNAYLAAGLASLGLIQAPTYSVRDAIAAGKLVPLLEDWPQPTIPVHVIYPPNRYLSAKARVFIDWLVELFERDEQLRRR